In one Gemmatimonadota bacterium genomic region, the following are encoded:
- the infA gene encoding translation initiation factor IF-1 translates to MAKEAIAIEGTVKEVLPNATFRVLLENGHEILTYLSGKMRQNYIRVLEGDRVKCELSPYDLSRGRITYRYK, encoded by the coding sequence GTGGCGAAAGAAGCAATAGCGATCGAAGGAACCGTAAAGGAGGTGTTGCCAAACGCGACCTTCCGAGTTCTGCTCGAGAACGGACACGAGATCCTGACCTACCTCTCCGGCAAGATGCGGCAGAATTACATCCGCGTCCTGGAGGGCGATCGGGTCAAGTGCGAACTCTCTCCTTACGATCTTTCACGCGGTCGCATCACGTACCGCTACAAGTAG